The following proteins come from a genomic window of Rutidosis leptorrhynchoides isolate AG116_Rl617_1_P2 chromosome 10, CSIRO_AGI_Rlap_v1, whole genome shotgun sequence:
- the LOC139871303 gene encoding uncharacterized protein, which yields MKKEISGPKPFRIFDVWLDEDDVEEVIKKAWYIEVPVIERKDCMFRNKLKNVKNGLKEWSKKKFNNLDEKRFDEKEVRDAILDCASNKAPGTDGFNLRFFKKYWEIIKHDLDSISWFWEKGEISRGCNSSFVTLIPKIVDPQLIVDYRPISLISSYYKIIAKLLSNHLRNVIPSLVGLEQSAFLKGRFIHDGALIVNECIDFLKWKKQKGFIFKVGFEKAFDSINWDFLFEVMRCMRFGSKWCKWIHACLASASISILVNGPPTIEFSLGRGVRQGDPLSPFLFILAAEDLNIFTKNALDKELFSGIEVGGDKVPVSDLQYADDTIFFGEFSRTNARNLQNLLMCFELASGLKVNFNKSCVYGIEMSDDELILIANQMGCRVGEFSFTYLGLPIGYKMTKMKDLNPVIENIKNRLSCWKMRSMSYGGRLVLIKSILSNLPLYFLLLFRAPQCVLKLLENVRQEFFWGGTESGTKISWWWWRFYTETDSLWNKVIRSIYGSCGGLRLGGDLGYRPTLGTWKNIILAGNSLEDLGNAFKHSFKKEIGNGSSTSFWNDIWLGDNKLSVIFPRLYRLETDPTATVEQRLSSNGPGGSNGNWAWARAPTGRVRGELDDLLQRVSGIQCSDREDKYSWVLDNNKNFTVKKLSGICDEKILPTINNNAVTLRNNLVPKKIEIFIWRLMKKRLPVRIELDKRGIDLHSVRCPVCDDGLESTDHTLPFCSYAFEIWNRVYSWWGLGAFSNLGFNEILRGQMQSTVTSNRQPPPLHDHHYQQSVNGPASGSCNGSNGYTGGAN from the exons ATGAAGAAAGAAATTTCGGGGCCAAAACCTTTTAGGATTTTTGATGTGTGGCtagatgaagatgatgtggaggAAGTTATAAAGAAAGCTTGGTATATTGAAGTACCGGTAATTGAAAGGAAAGATTGTATGTTTCGGAATAAATTAAAGAATGTTAAAAATGGGCTAAAGGAATGGAGTAAAAAGAAGTTCAATAATCTTGATG AGAAACGTTTCGATGAAAAAGAAGTTCGTGATGCTATTCTTGATTGTGCTAGTAACAAAGCGCCGGGTACAGATGGCTTTAACTTGAGGTTTTTTAAAAAATATTGGGAAATTATTAAACATGATTTGGATAGTATCTCGTGGTTTTGGGAGAAGGGTGAAATTTCGAGAGGATGTAATTCTTCTTTTGTTACACTTATTCCAAAGATTGTGGATCCGCAATTAATCGTGGATTACCGACCTATTAGTCTTATTagtagttattataaaataattgCCAAGTTGCTTTCTAACCATTTGCGAAATGTAATTCCATCTCTTGTCGGTTTGGAACAAAGTGCATTCTTGAAGGGAAGATTTATTCATGATGGGGCTTTAATTGTAAACGAGTGCATAGATTTTCTCAAGTGGAAAAAACAAAAGGGGTTCATTTTTAAGGTGGGTTTTGAAAAGGCCTTTGATAGCATAAATTGGGATTTCTTGTTTGAGGTTATGAGATGTATGAGATTCGGATCCAAATGGTGCAAGTGGATTCATGCTTGTCTTGCTTCGGCATCTATTTCCATCCTTGTAAACGGGCCACCTACGATTGAGTTCTCACTTGGAAGAGGTGTTAGACAAGGTGATCCACTCTCACCGTTTTTATTTATTCTCGCGGCGGAAGATCtcaatatttttacaaaaaatgcATTAGACAAGGAACTTTTTAGTGGGATTGAGGTTGGAGGTGATAAAGTTCCCGTTTCAGATCTCCAATATGCGGACGATACCATTTTTTTCGGGGAATTTAGTAGAACGAATGCGAGAAATCTTCAAAATCTTCTTATGTGTTTTGAGTTAGCTTCCGGtttaaaagtgaattttaataaaagttgcgtTTATGGTATAGAGATGTCAGATGATGAGTTAATCTTAATCGCGAATCAAATGGGGTGTAGAGTTGGTGAATTCTCGTTCACATATCTCGGTTTACCTATCGGTTATAAGATGACAAAGATGAAGGATTTGAACCCGGTTATTGAAAATATTAAAAATCGTCTTTCTTGTTGGAAAATGCGATCGATGTCTTATGGAGGACGCTTAGTTCTTATCAAATCGATTCTTTCGAATCTCCCGTTGTACTTTTTGTTACTCTTTCGTGCCCCGCAATGTGTATTAAAATTACTTGAGAATGTGAGGCAAGagtttttttggggcgggacggaATCGGGTACAAAAATTTCATGG tggtggtggaggttttatACCGAAACCGACTCACTTTGGAATAAAGTTATTCGAAGTATTTACGGTTCGTGTGGTGGTTTGAGGTTGGGTGGTGACTTAGGTTACCGCCCAACTTTAGGCACTTGGAAAAATATCATTCTTGCAGGAAACTCTTTGGAAGATCTCGGTAATGCCTTcaagcattcttttaaaaaggaaaTTGGTAACGGTTCGTCAACAAGTTTCTGGAATGACATATGGCTCGGGGACAACAAACTGAGCGTGATATTCCCGCGGCTATATCGTCTAGAAACTGATCCAACAGCAACAGTGGAGCAGAGATTGAGTTCGAATGGGCCAGGCGGTTCAAACGGTAATTGGGCCTGGGCCAGAGCACCAACAGGCCGGGTCCGAGGTGAATTGGATGACTTATTACAGCGGGTTTCGGGTATACAGTGTTCGGATCGAGAAGATAAATATAGTTGGGTTCTAGACAATAACAAGAATTTCACGGTGAAAAAGCTTTCCGGAATTTGTGACGAGAAAATTTTGCCTACAATCAACAATAATGCGGTAACATTGCGGAACAACTTAGTCCCTAAAAAGATTGAAATCTTCATTTGGCGGTTAATGAAAAAAAGGCTTCCGGTGAGGATCGAATTGGATAAAAGGGGAATTGATTTACATAGTGTTCGTTGTCCGGTTTGTGATGATGGCTTAGAGAGTACGGATCACACTTTGCCTTTTTGTTCGTATGCTTTTGAGATATGGAATCGGGTTTATTCGTGGTGGGGTTTGGGTGCCTTTTCGAATCTTGGTTTCAATGAGATTCTAAGAG GCCAGATGCAATCGACCGTGACTAGCAACCGCCAGCCACCACCACTGCATGACCACCATTACCAACAATCCGTTAACGGGCCCGCCAGTGGGTCCTGCAACGGCTCTAATGGATACACTGGTGGGGCCAACtag